A DNA window from Streptomyces bacillaris contains the following coding sequences:
- a CDS encoding YqgE/AlgH family protein → MTEVSSLTGRLLVAAPALADPNFDRAVVLLLDHDEEGSLGVVLNRPTPVGVGDILGSWAGLTGEPDVVFQGGPVSLDSALGVAVIPGDEGPLGWRRVHGAIGLVDLETPPELLGPALGSLRIFAGYAGWGPGQLEGELTEGAWYVVESEPGDVSSPRPENLWRAVLRRQRSELAMIATYPDDPSLN, encoded by the coding sequence ATGACGGAGGTGTCCTCGCTCACAGGGCGACTGCTCGTGGCCGCACCGGCCCTCGCGGACCCGAATTTCGACCGCGCGGTGGTGCTCCTCCTCGACCACGACGAGGAGGGCTCCCTCGGCGTGGTCCTCAACCGCCCGACCCCGGTCGGCGTCGGGGACATCCTCGGCTCCTGGGCCGGACTGACCGGTGAGCCGGACGTCGTCTTCCAGGGCGGCCCGGTCTCGCTCGACTCCGCGCTCGGCGTGGCGGTGATCCCCGGCGACGAGGGGCCGCTCGGCTGGCGCCGGGTGCACGGGGCGATCGGCCTGGTCGACCTGGAGACCCCGCCGGAGCTGCTGGGACCGGCGCTCGGCTCGCTGCGGATCTTCGCCGGGTACGCGGGGTGGGGGCCCGGTCAGCTGGAGGGCGAGCTGACCGAGGGCGCTTGGTACGTGGTCGAGTCGGAGCCCGGTGACGTCTCCTCCCCGCGCCCGGAGAACCTCTGGCGCGCGGTGCTCCGGCGGCAGCGCAGCGAGCTGGCGATGATCGCCACGTATCCGGACGACCCTTCGCTCAACTGA
- a CDS encoding carbohydrate ABC transporter permease: protein MTTPTTALQAPAPGAAGAGTGTPAGRPPRRGRSVSPKGHSGWTPWLYLLPALVLLAGLLVYPIYQLGLISFLEYTQAQVSGGEPTTFKGFDNYATLFNDSQFWQVLLATVLFAAACVVSTLVVGCAMAVLLTRIRALPRLALMMAALGAWATPAITGSTVWVFLFDPDFGPVNKVLGLGDFSWTYGRYSAFALVLLEVLWCSFPFVMVTVYAGIRAIPTEVLEAASLDGASQWRIWRTIMAPMLKPILIVVTIQSIIWDFKVFTQIYVMTNGGGIAGQNLVLNVYAYQKAFASSQYSLGSAIGVVMLVILLAVTLVYLRLVRRQGEEL, encoded by the coding sequence ATGACCACCCCCACCACCGCTCTCCAGGCCCCGGCCCCCGGTGCGGCCGGGGCGGGCACCGGCACCCCCGCCGGCCGCCCGCCCCGGCGCGGCCGCTCCGTGTCCCCCAAGGGGCACTCCGGCTGGACCCCCTGGCTCTATCTGCTGCCCGCCCTCGTCCTGCTCGCCGGACTGCTGGTCTACCCGATCTACCAGCTCGGCCTGATCTCGTTCCTGGAGTACACCCAGGCCCAGGTCAGCGGCGGCGAACCCACCACCTTCAAGGGCTTCGACAACTACGCCACCCTCTTCAACGACAGCCAGTTCTGGCAGGTCCTCCTCGCCACCGTCCTCTTCGCCGCCGCCTGCGTGGTCTCCACGCTCGTCGTCGGCTGCGCCATGGCCGTCCTGCTCACCCGCATCCGCGCGCTGCCCCGGCTCGCGCTGATGATGGCCGCGCTCGGCGCCTGGGCCACCCCCGCGATCACCGGTTCGACGGTCTGGGTCTTCCTCTTCGACCCCGACTTCGGACCCGTGAACAAGGTGCTCGGGCTCGGTGACTTCTCCTGGACGTACGGGCGCTACAGCGCCTTCGCGCTCGTACTCCTCGAAGTCCTGTGGTGCTCGTTCCCGTTCGTCATGGTCACCGTGTACGCGGGCATCCGGGCCATCCCCACCGAGGTGCTGGAGGCCGCCTCGCTGGACGGCGCGTCCCAGTGGCGGATCTGGCGCACCATCATGGCGCCGATGCTCAAGCCCATCCTGATCGTCGTCACCATCCAGTCGATCATCTGGGACTTCAAGGTCTTCACCCAGATCTACGTCATGACCAACGGCGGCGGCATCGCCGGCCAGAACCTGGTGCTCAACGTGTACGCGTACCAGAAGGCGTTCGCGTCCTCGCAGTACAGCCTCGGCTCGGCGATCGGCGTCGTGATGCTGGTGATCCTGCTGGCCGTCACGCTCGTCTATCTGCGCCTGGTGCGGCGCCAGGGGGAGGAACTGTGA
- a CDS encoding extracellular solute-binding protein produces MKLSARIAAPVAALVLAGLTATACAPQTSDTSAKGDEKSGTLRVWLFQEVGNKPKEKVVDDAVAAFEKSHQGTDVEIEYIPVDTRAQRIKAAFNDPKSAPDLIEYGNSDTAGYVKDGGLADVTAEFAAWEEAKDTDPIAKQSVTVGDKVYGAPFFVGVRALYYRTDVFKELGIEPPKSQAELISTAKKVRKAKPDLYGLAVGGAYTYGAMPFIWSHGGEIAGETGGTYKSGINSEKARKGIEAYTSLFGDDNCPAAKCASMGGNATVTAFASGKAAMAIGGDFSHAAVEAGSVKGKYAVVPLPGVAPDSIAPAFAGGNNIGVLKSSSHRTLAVELMKSLTSKKTQAEMFDAMGFLPTYTDVLDNAAKKQPFVAPFVQTLGAGAKFVPASPAWGQIDASLVLPTMFQEIVSGRKDVAQASDDAAKKMDTAFTDAG; encoded by the coding sequence ATGAAGCTTTCTGCCCGAATTGCCGCCCCGGTGGCGGCGCTTGTGCTGGCGGGCCTCACCGCCACCGCCTGCGCGCCCCAGACCTCCGACACCAGTGCGAAGGGTGACGAGAAGAGCGGGACCCTCCGTGTCTGGCTCTTCCAGGAGGTCGGCAACAAGCCCAAGGAAAAGGTCGTCGACGACGCGGTCGCCGCCTTCGAGAAGAGCCACCAGGGCACCGACGTCGAGATCGAGTACATACCCGTCGACACCCGCGCCCAGCGCATCAAGGCCGCCTTCAACGATCCCAAGAGCGCCCCCGACCTCATCGAGTACGGCAACAGCGACACCGCCGGCTACGTCAAGGACGGCGGACTCGCGGACGTGACCGCCGAGTTCGCCGCCTGGGAGGAGGCCAAGGACACCGACCCGATCGCCAAGCAGTCCGTCACCGTCGGGGACAAGGTCTACGGCGCCCCGTTCTTCGTCGGCGTCCGGGCCCTCTACTACCGCACCGACGTCTTCAAGGAGCTCGGCATCGAGCCCCCCAAGTCCCAGGCCGAGCTGATCTCCACCGCCAAGAAGGTCCGCAAGGCCAAGCCCGACCTCTACGGCCTCGCGGTCGGCGGCGCCTACACCTACGGCGCGATGCCCTTCATCTGGTCCCACGGCGGCGAGATCGCGGGCGAGACCGGCGGTACGTACAAGTCCGGCATCAACAGCGAGAAGGCCCGCAAGGGCATCGAGGCCTACACCTCCCTCTTCGGCGACGACAACTGCCCGGCCGCCAAGTGCGCCTCCATGGGCGGCAACGCCACCGTGACCGCCTTCGCCTCCGGCAAGGCCGCCATGGCGATCGGCGGCGACTTCAGCCACGCGGCCGTCGAGGCGGGCTCGGTCAAGGGCAAGTACGCCGTCGTCCCGCTGCCCGGCGTCGCCCCCGACTCCATCGCCCCCGCCTTCGCGGGCGGCAACAACATCGGCGTCCTCAAGAGCAGTTCGCACCGCACCCTCGCCGTCGAGCTGATGAAGTCGCTGACGAGCAAGAAGACCCAGGCCGAGATGTTCGACGCGATGGGCTTCCTGCCCACCTACACCGACGTCCTGGACAACGCGGCCAAGAAGCAGCCGTTCGTCGCCCCGTTCGTCCAGACCCTCGGCGCCGGGGCCAAGTTCGTCCCCGCCTCGCCCGCCTGGGGCCAGATCGACGCCTCCCTGGTCCTGCCGACGATGTTCCAGGAGATCGTCTCCGGCCGTAAGGACGTGGCCCAGGCCTCGGACGACGCGGCGAAGAAGATGGACACGGCCTTCACCGACGCGGGCTGA
- a CDS encoding carbohydrate ABC transporter permease → MSVTKLLRVKRPGRLAAEAAALLIAVAVAFPLYWMVLSAFKPAGEIQSTEARPWTLAPSLDSFRRVFEQQDFGRYFLNSLLVAGTVVILSALIAFLAATAVTRFRFKFRTTLLIMFLVAQMVPVEALTIPLFFLMRDFGQLNTLGSLILPHLAFSLPFAIWMLRGFVKAVPEALEEAAYIDGASRTRFLWQILFPLVFPGLVATSVFSFITTWNDFLFAKSFIISDTSQSTLPMALLVFFKPDENDWGGIMAASTVMTIPVLVFFVLVQRRLVSGLGGAVKD, encoded by the coding sequence GTGAGTGTGACCAAGCTGCTGCGGGTCAAGCGGCCCGGCAGGCTCGCCGCCGAGGCCGCGGCCCTGCTGATCGCCGTGGCGGTCGCCTTCCCGCTCTACTGGATGGTGCTCTCCGCCTTCAAACCGGCCGGGGAGATCCAGTCCACCGAGGCGCGCCCCTGGACGCTCGCCCCCTCGCTCGACTCGTTCCGCCGGGTCTTCGAACAGCAGGACTTCGGCCGCTACTTCCTCAACAGCCTGCTGGTCGCGGGCACGGTCGTCATCCTCTCGGCGCTGATCGCCTTCCTGGCCGCCACCGCCGTGACCCGCTTCCGCTTCAAGTTCCGCACCACGCTGCTCATCATGTTCCTGGTGGCGCAGATGGTGCCGGTGGAGGCGTTGACCATCCCGCTCTTCTTCCTGATGCGGGACTTCGGCCAGCTGAACACCCTCGGCTCGCTGATCCTGCCGCACCTGGCCTTCTCGCTGCCGTTCGCCATCTGGATGCTGCGCGGCTTCGTCAAGGCCGTCCCCGAGGCCCTGGAGGAGGCCGCCTACATCGACGGGGCGAGCCGCACCCGCTTCCTGTGGCAGATCCTCTTCCCGCTGGTCTTCCCCGGCCTCGTGGCCACCAGCGTCTTCTCCTTCATCACCACCTGGAACGACTTCCTCTTCGCGAAGTCCTTCATCATCAGCGACACCTCCCAGTCGACGCTGCCGATGGCCCTCCTGGTCTTCTTCAAACCGGACGAGAACGACTGGGGCGGGATCATGGCAGCCTCGACCGTGATGACCATCCCCGTGCTCGTCTTCTTCGTACTCGTACAGCGACGCCTGGTCTCCGGACTGGGCGGAGCGGTTAAGGACTGA
- a CDS encoding DUF3039 domain-containing protein produces the protein MSTLEPDRGAGTGTLVEPTPQVSRGDGDHERYAHYVQKDKIMASALEGTPVVALCGKVWVPGRDPKKYPVCPMCKEIYESMGAGGDKDKGKGGKDKK, from the coding sequence ATGAGCACTCTTGAGCCCGATCGCGGGGCAGGTACGGGGACCCTCGTAGAGCCGACGCCACAGGTGTCGAGGGGCGACGGCGACCACGAGCGCTACGCCCATTACGTCCAGAAGGACAAGATCATGGCGAGCGCCCTGGAAGGCACTCCCGTGGTCGCGCTGTGCGGCAAGGTCTGGGTGCCGGGGCGCGACCCCAAGAAGTACCCGGTCTGTCCCATGTGCAAGGAGATCTACGAGTCCATGGGTGCCGGTGGCGACAAGGACAAGGGCAAGGGCGGCAAGGACAAGAAGTAG